In the Streptomyces sp. 840.1 genome, one interval contains:
- a CDS encoding DHA2 family efflux MFS transporter permease subunit, producing the protein MSANAAPPQERADRELLRIAFILVLGTFMATLDATIVSVGIERLTDEFDVSVAGIQWVTTAYLLAVVAAVPASGWLADRFGGRRTWLAAVVVFLLGSVLCASAWSVTSLIVFRVIQGLGGGLLPATGQALLARVAGPGRTGRVISVVAVVPLLSPVFGPLAGGSILSVAPWPWLFLVNLPIGLTAALLARRYVPAAPPANRRTPFDLRGALLLSPGLAVLVFGLTEVAHGRAVPATAGACAGLAMLAAFTVHGLRTRRTPLIDPRLFTRPPFGAAAVALLVLGASVFGTMFLLPLYFQTGRGMSAWAAGLLLAPQGLGAAAGSVLVTRTITKVAPRTLVVTGIVLILAGTAPFTQLHHGLPDAAVAATLAVRGFGMAMVGAPVMNIVYSRIEPEHLPRASGALNLLNTVGGSIGTAALAVVLQNRLSARGPDIPAAFADTFWWVLGCCLFAAAGATRLPGTGVRRGAPEKS; encoded by the coding sequence ATGAGCGCGAACGCCGCACCGCCGCAAGAGCGGGCCGACCGGGAACTGCTGCGGATCGCCTTCATCCTGGTGCTCGGCACCTTCATGGCGACCCTGGACGCCACGATCGTCAGCGTCGGAATCGAGCGTCTCACCGACGAGTTCGACGTGTCCGTCGCCGGGATCCAGTGGGTCACCACCGCCTACCTGCTGGCCGTGGTCGCCGCCGTGCCCGCGTCCGGCTGGCTGGCCGACCGGTTCGGCGGCAGGCGGACGTGGCTCGCCGCCGTGGTCGTCTTCCTGCTCGGCTCGGTGCTCTGCGCGTCGGCCTGGTCGGTGACCAGTCTGATCGTGTTCCGGGTGATCCAGGGCCTCGGCGGCGGCCTGCTGCCCGCGACCGGGCAGGCGCTGCTGGCCCGCGTCGCGGGCCCCGGCCGTACCGGGCGGGTGATCAGCGTCGTCGCGGTCGTCCCGCTGCTGTCACCGGTGTTCGGCCCGCTGGCGGGTGGCTCGATCCTCTCCGTGGCGCCCTGGCCGTGGCTGTTCCTGGTCAACCTGCCGATCGGTCTGACCGCCGCCCTGCTGGCCCGCCGCTACGTGCCGGCGGCGCCCCCGGCCAACCGGCGGACTCCGTTCGACCTGCGCGGGGCCCTGCTGCTCTCACCCGGCCTGGCCGTGCTGGTGTTCGGCCTCACCGAGGTCGCCCACGGCCGCGCCGTCCCCGCCACCGCCGGTGCCTGCGCGGGGCTGGCGATGCTCGCCGCGTTCACCGTGCACGGCCTGCGGACCCGCCGCACACCCCTGATCGACCCCCGCCTCTTCACCAGACCCCCCTTCGGCGCCGCCGCCGTCGCCCTGCTCGTCCTGGGTGCGTCGGTGTTCGGCACGATGTTCCTGCTCCCGCTCTACTTCCAGACCGGCCGAGGTATGTCGGCCTGGGCGGCCGGACTACTCCTCGCGCCACAGGGACTCGGGGCGGCGGCCGGATCGGTCCTGGTCACCCGCACCATCACCAAGGTCGCCCCCAGGACCCTGGTGGTCACCGGCATCGTGCTGATCCTCGCCGGCACCGCCCCCTTCACCCAGCTCCACCACGGCCTCCCGGACGCGGCGGTCGCCGCAACCCTCGCGGTCCGCGGTTTCGGCATGGCCATGGTCGGCGCACCCGTGATGAACATCGTCTACAGCCGCATCGAACCCGAACACCTCCCACGCGCCTCCGGCGCGCTCAACCTGCTCAACACGGTCGGCGGCTCGATCGGCACCGCCGCCCTCGCGGTGGTCCTGCAGAACCGCCTCTCCGCCCGGGGCCCCGACATCCCCGCCGCGTTCGCCGACACCTTCTGGTGGGTCCTCGGCTGCTGCCTGTTCGCGGCGGCGGGTGCGACGAGACTGCCCGGGACGGGGGTCAGGAGGGGGGCTCCGGAGAAGTCCTGA